From the genome of Excalfactoria chinensis isolate bCotChi1 chromosome 14, bCotChi1.hap2, whole genome shotgun sequence, one region includes:
- the DEXI gene encoding dexamethasone-induced protein → MPAAVSARLDSLESWAFHALLVLPYMFYVGLFFVNVLILYYAFLMEYIVLNVGIVFLPEDMDQALVDLGVLSDPGSALYETDSELDVFDAYLE, encoded by the coding sequence ATGCCCGCCGCGGTGTCGGCGCGGCTGGATTCGCTGGAGTCCTGGGCCTTCCACGCGCTGCTGGTGCTGCCCTATATGTTCTACGTGGGCTTGTTCTTCGTCAACGTGCTGATCCTGTACTACGCCTTCCTGATGGAGTACATCGTCCTCAACGTGGGCATCGTCTTCCTGCCCGAGGACATGGACCAGGCGCTGGTGGACCTGGGGGTGCTCTCCGACCCCGGTTCCGCGCTGTACGAGACGGACAGCGAGCTGGACGTCTTTGACGCCTACTTGGAGTGA